Proteins from one Pirellulales bacterium genomic window:
- a CDS encoding OmpH family outer membrane protein produces MKSTFSLFAFAAVLAILAGNASTLFAQAPQYGNQLPGMQTGVGQAQPGMPQNQGALAASTGGLGIDGIAVVDVAYIFKKHARFLQQMELMKQKVEAAEAELKRDQDELKRMSEQLKTFQAGSPDYKKL; encoded by the coding sequence GTGAAATCGACTTTCTCGTTATTTGCTTTCGCAGCCGTTCTGGCAATTCTCGCCGGAAATGCATCAACTCTGTTCGCTCAAGCGCCCCAATACGGCAATCAATTGCCGGGAATGCAAACAGGCGTAGGTCAAGCTCAGCCCGGTATGCCACAAAACCAAGGTGCGCTTGCTGCCAGCACAGGTGGCCTGGGAATTGACGGCATCGCTGTGGTTGATGTGGCATATATCTTCAAAAAGCACGCCCGCTTTCTGCAACAAATGGAACTGATGAAGCAGAAAGTCGAAGCGGCTGAAGCGGAATTAAAGCGCGATCAAGATGAGCTGAAGCGAATGTCCGAACAATTGAAAACATTCCAAGCTGGCTCGCCCGACTACAAAAAATTAGA